The Penicillium oxalicum strain HP7-1 chromosome V, whole genome shotgun sequence genomic interval AAAAGACAACTCGCCGACCAAGATACCACAAACGCGGCGTATTCGACAATCGGGAACGCAAGCAGTTTCCAGGGGACCCagaaagcgaggagaagagatcGGGCCCACTGCGGGTTAGGTTGATAGATATGGAACTGTCCTTTGGATGGAGTGCCTTTATAGAGGTATGGATCCATGGCGTCGTTTTCGATTGTCGGGGTGGGGAGCTCCAGATGAGCGGGTGGGCTCTTTGATGCGTCCCCAAGGGTTCCCGTCTTTTCATTGTCTTCGATGGAATTTGTCACCGAGGCCACCGACACCTCCGCCTCCTGGATCTCGTTGGGATGAGCGCGGTGCCATTTGGTTTCAGGAAAGGCAAACACGCCGGCAATGATGACGAAGGCGAAGGCACCGACGTTCAACCACCAGAAGCTGCGCCATCCAACATGGAGGGCCATGGATCCTGCGATGATGGGGCCAACCTagaacgaaaaaaaaaatttgtTCAATCAGTGAGACTGACTTCTATCCGCTGAGGGCAAAGGGCAAGGCTGAGTAGCGCACTCACCATGAGGGAGCCAAAGTAAAAGGCAAAGTACATGGTGTTGTAGAATCCTCGCTCatgaaggaagaagatatcCGTGATCACTTGAGGGCAAAGTGTCTTGATCGGTTCATTAGGGCGGTTTGCTCgtcgaaaagaaaggatTTCAGACATTCATCCAGACCGGGACATCTCGCTTACCTCGCAGGGTCCAGCACCGAACCCATTCAAAACACAAGCACCCATAAAACTTCCATAGGACGTTGCCTTGGCACGCCAGATGTTGGACGCCAGACAGACCACGCAGGAGAAAATCAGTACGGGTCGTCGTCCAAAAGTATCTGCAATGGGGACCCTGTTCGAATGTTGCAGGAAGGTCAGCCTGTTATTTGTCCGCCGTGAGAGAATCCCCATGCAGGCTCAATTTCCAGCGTGTTTCGAACTCACCAGAAAAAATTACTGAACCCCAGAAGCAGAATACAGACCCCGGTGAACTGTACCACCCCTGCCAGATCGGAATTGAAAGCATGAATCAAGTCACCAAACATGGGCGCCAGGGCCAGGGGCCCAATGCCCATGATGACATTGCTTGCCATGGCGATGAAAAAGGTGGCAAACTTCCAGTATTTATTCCAGTTCTGAAGTGCAGGACACCAATTAGCACCATCGATCGGGATACACCTGGATCTAACGCTCATGAGAGGATGGTAGGACAGCGGCCTGCCCCTGTCGTAGTCTCAGACTTACCAGAGGGTCATTGGGATTAGAGGAAGGCTGTGGCACCAGGACATTGGACGAGGTACCTGACTGTCTCACGAAGTGATGCGAGCCCACATCAGTCATGATCTCCGTACCGGGGTAGATCTTGACGTTGAGCTCACTTTCGAGTCTGTGTAGAGAGAGATCAGGGGCCTCAAATTAGCATTCGTGATGATACTTTcattcccccctcccttcgCAATCGGTGACTTGCGACAAGTCTCGCCTCACGGTGGAACATACTGGCGTAGAGTCTAGAGTGTGAGAATTCCAAATGGTTAGTCTGTCATATCGATGCGTGTTGCTTGTTGCCCGTTGGCGCAACGCAGACAGTCTCAGTGCTGGTGCCATGACTGGCCGGAGAACCTACCGCTTCACCATGATTCATCTCCATTGTGAACGAGGGTTGGAGGCCGACACGGGCAAGGGGAATGAATTGCCTTGCTGAGACCAACTGTTACACCAGAAATCACTTGATGAATTCCTTCCGCTGTTCGTTTGGATCTGAACGGTTTCCCGACATCAGGTGAGAATGAGAGTCGTATATAAGGTtggtggggaagaagagacttGGTGAGAAAACGCCGTGACCGAGGCAGAGAAGCTTCATCGTCTTGGCCTGGTGACAATCAACGAATCAACCGCACGTAATCTAAAGGGTTTGATACCGGTCTCGTCGCTACTGAGAGTTTTGGAAAATTGGAGTCTGTCTCGTCTCGTGTATTTTGGTCTCCGCATTCTTGGAGGGGAGATCCCGTCTTGGCCTCGAGTCCACCCCCGCGCAGTTTAAGGCTAAACGGTCCAGACGAAGGCTAAATTGTGAGCCTCTCCACATTCAGGAGCTCGTTGGAGCCTGCAGGAAGATCCGTCGGTGGTCACGAATCGCTGATCACTGGTCCGCGTCGGCTCGCTAGAATCCATACTGCTGAATCCCCTCGTCCATTCATGCAGAGGAGGGTCCACTGGGCGGGGGATTCTACACAGCCCAATCAGCCCCTCCTGCGGATCTTTCTGGACCGTTATGGCCTTGGATCTCGTCcgttttttttgctttccaTGTCTACGGCCCCCAGGAAGAGGACTGCGGGGAAGAGAGGACGTCCCAAACAAAACGAGCAAACGGGCAACCGAGAAACTCGAGGACGGGGAGACCGGGATTTCAATGGACGGCCTACTGCCGATCCATGAATTTCAGCGAAGAGCCAGTCAAGAGCGCTGGACTGGTCTCTCGGCCTCCCAATCACAGGGCACCGTCGCGAGATACGTTGGCGCTGCAGGATCAGGAGTTCTGAACTGCGGCAGTTGGAGTCGGCATCTGACCAAGGATCACGGGAGGTACGAGAGATTTTCCACGTTCATCGACCGTGGAACCTTTCAAGAAAAGTATAAAAAGATGGTTTCGGGAGGAGTTCACAACGCCTTCGAGACATACGCGACAAGCTCAGCGGGTAGCTTCGGAACTTGGCCACAGCATCCTCGTTTTGCCAAATTAAAAACATGAATGTCCGTGGTCCAAACCACTTTCCACGGCGGTTTGGTGGTTTCGACGACGGACTCGACCAGGGAATGGGGCTACGCTGCGGTCTCATGAAGCTAACCCAGGCGGCACCAAGAGGGAGAAAACCTGGAGAGAAGTGGATTGAGATTCTTGCGGGGACGGGAAGGCGTGGAGACGTGGATACCGCACCGCATCTCCATTGCGGAGAAGCGAAGTAGAAGACGACAAGAAGACTGTAGAGGATCATTCCAAAAGTCTCGGCAACCAAGAGGACTTGGCTGCATCGCATACTTGGCATTCCAAGGTCGCTAGGAAGAGTACTATCCATGCCACAACATTTGGGCTAATTTGACATGCAGCAATCACGATCGCTTACACTCCCCCTACCCTGGAACAACCGAACAAATCACATCAATCCTCCAAGAGGCCGGGGGGGGAGTAGGTACTGTACCGGCGGGCATTGACATCCCACGGGGATCAAGACTGGACTTTATGACCACGGCATGGAGGGTTTGACCAGAGAATCTTAAACAAACCATCCGGCCGTATCATTGGACGTGGAAGTTCTCGTCATTTGAGCGAAAAGGGAGCTCCAGGTCCACAGTGGACATAAACATACATACTAACGTATGTATTGTTGTGGAACGCTTCCACTATGTCTCACTATACATGAGATTCCCGCACTGGGTCACCGACTCAAGGTACCCGATCAGAGACGGGAAACTCAGTACAGCAGAGAAGTACCAGTAGGTACGGGTACCAAAACTCTCCCTCTTCGGCACTTATTCCTTGATCATTTCCCGTAAAAACAGAGCTCGACCACGGTGATACGCGCACCTGACGAAGAATAGTCGCCCCCGCCATGGATCAAATGGACGTGGTTCCGCCATAAAAGAGCGCCAGACACCTCCAGTCTGTTGAAACTTTCTTGTCGCGACCCGCCGCTGATTTCAGATCTATCTAGATTGTTCATTCCCCTGGTGGAAAAGCCTTCAACTGCGTGACCGTGGACCTCGCCGCTCGCAGAAAGGGTTTTGCCAACAAGTGACACTGGTTGTGTTGACGAAAAGCGGGGCTATATTGTCGTTGATGGAGTCTAAAGGATCCCAAGAGAAGGCTCCGACTTGTGGCCGCACCACCCAACCACAGTAACCCGAGCTCTCCAGCCCGTGGATCCAGCCCATCGATCATCCTGAAGAGTCCTCTGAAACAAATCGTGTCTTACCCTGCGCTTTTTTTGCCTGTCATTGAAGTGGGAGACAGCAAGATGAAGGATCAATCCAAGCATCTAAGCAAGCCAGGGTGACAGGTAGTTTCAGAAAACAGGGTACGAAATCCGACGATACTGCTCCTCTCAATATTTAAAGGACTTTAGCCTGTAAATTCATTATTGGATTGAAGCGGCCAGTGTCAAAAAGTGCTCCCTGATCAGACAGCGGTGGATCTTGCATGCTGAACGAGCCAGATAAGAATTGGGGTCTCCAGTGGGACCCTTGCAGGAGGAAGTGAGGTAGCTCGAATCAATGACGAGTGTAAGCTCAAAGTTGTAGTGCTCATTCGCAAGTCTCTATCGTGAGCGGAAAATCTCAAGTCCTCGCGAAACAGACACGAGTCCCGTCAATTATCTGAGAGGAGCCCTCCGACGGACTGCCCAGACGAAATTGCTATCCTCCCACGTGAACAATAAACTCTCATGCCAGAAACCATATCACCGCATCAAATTGCTCCGGTCATGTCCACCAATTCTGCAAATCTTCATCGGCAGATTCAATTTCTGTACCGCGGGGAAACAATCGTCATCTCCTCAAATGGGTGCTGAGTTGGGATTCCCTAATGCTTCCAGGctcccatcatctccacgaTGGCGAGACCGACCACGTTGAACAGATGCGCAGGTGCACCACCTTGGCGATCACAAGGTGCAGCTCCCACGGGGACTCAGCCCAGGAGACAATCACGAGGCTCGTGCGGGGTCCTGCGCCCTCCAATCTTCGATGCAGATGAAAGCGCACTGTCGCTGGACAAGAAACGGTGAAAGGGAGCAGCTGGTCCTCACCCTGTCTGGCTACCCAACTGCCTTTACTCAAGACCTGATCGTTACTTGGATTGAGGGAGGTGTCTGCTCTGTGCTCAGCTGATTCTCGCGCAAGGGGACAGGATTCGCCATTGTGCATCGACAACCATAGGCGCATGACGTAGAAAAAGGGACGGGCAGATCCAGACACGCGGGCCGTGTCGATCGGATCAACATGAATGTTTCAATGATGGACGAGACTCCAGACCCTCTCTGTTCAGAGTGGCCTACGATAACCGGTGGACGGACTTCCTATAATGCAACTGCGCATCTGTCTGCCCTTTCACCGATCAGCAATGATCAGAAGTCTCACCTCAATTCTACATGGTGAGGAGACGGGTCTTCACACCGAGCAGGTCGATAATATGAGTGCAGTGGCATCTGCGCACGCGAGTTTTCGAGTCTTGGCCCCCGTAGCTCTGGCCCCATTCGGTGCTGCGCGCTAAGCCGCTCaccgtttttttttctccggaCTTCTCCTGTTTCTGAACCCACTCCCGTGTTGTTCTCGACTCGTTCCTGTCTTTCCGCCCCGGATCCAgtttctctttcccatctCTTTCGCACCGCATCTTGCCCGTGACAACTCGCCAGACTTGGAGGTGGCGGTTGCCCGACCCTTTGATCCGAGTCACCGTACCTCTCTTATCTCAACCTCTCGGCCGGTCCTAGTGCCACATTGCTCGAGCCACGAGGCGCCAGATCTGCGACCGGGAATGGATCGCGCGACTAACCGTTGATTCCCCCAGCAGACAACCCTTCCACCCTGAGCGCATCGGGCCACatatctcctctcctctctcgtcGCAGACTGCTTCTCGCCCTTCGAGTCGTTCGATTTGTTCTTATTCGCCTACCGCCGATCAACTGTCAAAGTCCTGTCCTCGACCGTCGGGCCCGACCACGTGCGATCAACGCGCGTCCCGAGAATGGATCTCTTCCGTCGCTATCAAAGTTCTTATCCCTCTCGACCATCACCACTCGGGGGCTCCCAGGAGCCGCGTGATGATCGCGTTCGACAACCCGTTGGTCTCTCAGCCACTTCCGATCTACCTCGTCGCGCAGAGAATGAGACGGTGCGACCAACCGGTCGTTCCGATTATGCCAGCTCAGCATCGCATCTATATTCCACGAGCGTGTCGCGGGAGACGCAAGGGGTCCGGGGAGAGAATGCTGGGTCGGCGACCTCTCCACCACGGAATCAGCATGCACATCAGCAGCACCAGCGCGACAATAGCTTTGAGACACCGGCAAATCTACACAAACACCGTCGAATCCCTTCACAACCGCGAGGGGTATCTATGAGAGAAGGTTCGTCTGTTTTTCTATTattctccctcttttgttttccacCCTTGAtactgttttttttcccatcttGTTTTGGATCCTTATCGCGACTTGGGTTTCTTGCGCCTCGATGCTATTTCGAGGCCAGATTGTGGTGTGGCCCCCCCCGATTCCTGTTCTGCTGAGTCGGGGTCGGACTTGTCCCGTGGTTCTCGTCCCCGTCTGGCTCCTCGCTCCACTTTTCACAAAGATCTTGCGTCAGGGCGCATCCGCCCAACACATCACCCCATCCTTGCGCGCGCAAACCAGAGCCCTAGAGGGCAGaatctttcccccctccccgcaCTTGTAGCCGCGAAGATCCTTGCGTTTTGGTCTCTCCTTTCCTGATTCGTCTTCGACTACCGAGTCCTTTCCTTTCGTCCCTGCCTCACCAGTCCCCTGGCCCTGatggccatcttcccccGGTGGCGTCGATCCACCGGAAGCGCTAGTCCTGATCGGTGCTGGCGGAGCTAGTTCTTTCTGGGATTAGCGGTTGAGCTTCCCGGAGTCACGGGTTCTGGGTCGTCTTCTCGACCCTCGGTGGATTCAATTCATCATTTTGCTGCACTCTTGTGAGCAAGGTTCCAGACGTGCCAGCACAAAATGAGCCACCCGCCCTCTAGCTATGGGCGTCGTTTGTCCCAAGGCAGTAGCGGCAGCCCCGTGAACTCCGGTCAGTGTGATCGCCATCGCGATGGTGCGCCATGCAGGTTCACTGCAACCTCGCTGCGTGGATCTCAATGGCCGCCAAGACATACGCATCGCGCGTCGTGGGCTTTCTTTCTGCgacttgtttttttttgttttcgttTTCACTCGCGCCCAAGCACTGCTGTCATTTGGATGAAACCGACTAACAAGAGACCATCTACGCAGGATCGCAAGATTCATCAGTCCCCTTGGCTTTTGGTAGCCGCCAGAtgcctcctccctctcctccacaTTCGTATGGACCCCGATCGCAATCCGCCAATGCAGGCGCTTCATCCCTACTTTCCCGCGAACCGCCCGCCGTCCCATCTCACCGCCCCGGTAGTAGCATGTCCATCTCCGCCATGCTAGGATCGGACTCGGAGCGTCCAGCACGCGAAACTGGCCCGTCTCTCTTTTCCCGTCCAGTTGGCGCGTCGATATTTGGCAACCCTCCCCCGTCCAACGCCACCGCTATGTCACCACCCACAGGTCCTTCCCGACCTTCACCACTGGACCAACCAGCTTATCGTCGATCACACACGCCGGACAAGTCCTTTTCACGGCCATCCATGGGCCGGCCATACCGGTCTGGATCCGGCGGCGGATCGAGCATTGTTGGGGGCGTGGAGCAGGCACAGTTTGGGGGTTTGCCGCCACGCGCCTCATCGGCTCAATATCCCGAGAAATCGCGCTCTACGCATCCGTCTCCTCAGATTGCTGCGTCAGAACCCCTCTATCACGAGTCCCGGCGAATGAGCTTCAGTGGGCCCATCGGCCGGCCTAGTAGCCAACCACCTAACAATGACTTTTCCTCACGTCCACCCGGTTACAGCCCCCTTTCGCGCCCGTCCACCGTCACGCATGACCGATATGAAACTGGATCACGTGCCGGGTCTGCCTATGCAACCTCCGATCACCATACGCGAGAACCACCGACTCGTTATGGGAGCATATTCGGAGACCGTCGCCCGGAAGATACTGCGTCGAGGGACCGAGAGCGGGACAGGGAACGCGAAAGGGGACGTGAGAGAGACCGCATGTTTCACGACGGAGATGCCAAGGGATCGCTGGGAAACACAACGCGCTTTGGATCTCTATACGGTGACCGCGAGCCAACCGCGCCTTACTCCAGTGCACCCGCGTGGGAGCAAATTCGCTCTCATCCGTCATCGCCCGAATCGAAGCGCTTCCCGGCGCCGGACTCGGGCCCGGGCTTTGGGTTTGGTGCCATTCAGAGTTACACAAAGTCCTTGGGTTCTCAGCCAGGAGGTGCACGGCCATCGTCCCTGTCGGTTCAAACCGGGCAGGGTCAGCTTTCTCCCACACAACGCGAATCACCCTACGTCGCCAAATCGCAGTCTCAGCCCGGGCGCCTGGGGCCCACGGCATCGACAGCGCCCTCACTTGCGTTCCCCGCCGCCGAGGAGTTGAGTCGTCGTAAAGGTagtgaagatcttctccaccaccgcaaccttctctctctcggcgTGGATGCCAAGCGTGGCGGGCGAGCCTCTCCGCTACCACAGGCTGTCCAGGGGGCCCAGGCCCCGTTCATCGGCCCCTCCGGTGAGCCGGGGATCAAGAATGAATTAGGACGGGTCTTTTCTGGCATTGGGAGTGGTGTTGGCGGCGTGACCGCCGGATCGTCCGGGAGTGGCCCGTCAACCCCTTTAATTGCCAGTCCCTTTAAGCGTGACAGTCTCACTGGGCGCTCGATCAATGGTGACGCCGAAGAGGCGAAGATTGTCCGACCAGTCTCGGCCACGAGTCAGCGACGATCACGGAAACCCCGCGAAGAGGAAGTCCCCAGTGAGGAAGCAGTCTCAGGATCTTCCACTCGAGGCCGCCGTTCCCGGCatctccaccatcaccatcatcagtATGAACCCCCTTCAAGCGGAAATGCTCGCGAGTCCCCTTATGAGTATGTGGCTAACAACGAGTCTGCtagtcatcatcaccaccgccacaAGGGGGATGAAGACATCACCCCTGGAGGGCCTCATCGGCCCTCAGCGAATGCTCTATCCGGTCGGACTTCCACGCCCGCCGAGCATCCTGctggccaccaccaccatcatcatcaccaccatcaccatcacgTGGCTCGATCGGCCGCGACCATGCCGGCGTCTCCACTTCGAGAACCCCGGACGACTGTGAACCTTGAGCCCCTTCTCTCGAGCGTGGCGCATCTTCCACGGTACCACCTCGGATCTACACTGTACAAACCGCAGATTGGCGTTCCGGGTGTGAAGGCGTCGTCGGAAAGCTCCAAATTTGGCTACACGACCACCcctcatccacttcctcgATTCGACCAGCGGGAAAACTGCACTTTTACCGTTCGAGTCCCGCGGTTCCGCGTGGATGCGGCTCGGCGCGAAGAGATCTGCGCCCGTCGTGCCCTCTGGGGAACGGGCGTCTACACGGACGATTCCGATCCCGTCGCGGCTGCCATCCACTCGGGGTACATCCGCGGCGCTTGGGGTGACGATGTTGATGAAAGCATGCTTGATCTCGAGATCAAGGACACGTATCAACATGCACCCCCGCCGTCTCCGGAAGAAGACGGTGGCAAACCGCGATTGCCCCCCGTGCCCCCCGAAGACAAAGATCTTCACGTCACCTTGCTCATCTTGCCGCGTGTGGACCGATATGAATCGACCGTCATGTTTGGCCTCAAATCCCGTGAATGGACTGGTCGGCACGATGGCCTGAGCTTCAAGGTCCACCGCGTGGAGTGGGTCGACGAAGGTGTTGGGCGCGGGGAAGAGCGAAGCGGCGAGGCCCGACGGAAGCGTCTGCGGACGCTGATGCAGACCGGCCGCATCTGTACGGGGCCCGCCATGGCGAAACTAGATGAGCTTCGACGCAGTGGCGTTCAGATTCCCCGGTCGCTCAAAGATCAGGGGCAGCCAACGCCCGTACCGCTGGTCTCCTAAAACAATCCTCCTCCACACCTGTTCCATTTCTCGATCTCCGAGCCCTGGGCCCTTGGTTATTCGAGATCCAAGATCTGGGTTGTCGGATGGGTCTTGACGTTGAACTCGTGGTTCACTTCTTTCACGTCTGGTCCGATTCTGTCTTTTCCTTTGGTGAGAAAAGATGAGGGTTCCGGGTTAACTACATGATTTTCACTCTGtgtctttctgtttttttttttggttcttttcttttctttctttggaaAGGGTTTCTCGTCTGGTGATACCTGCGAATAGCGAGTCTCAGTTGTGGCATATACCTCCCCAGTCTTCTCTTTGTGGCTTTCTGACTTTGTGCGCTCGTTCCTCTTTGACTCGGACCAGCGGGAACGGGGGAAATGGATGTGTTCCAATGGTCGAGATGTTGGCAAGCATGATCTAGATCCGCGCGGTTCCTGCGATGGCAAATAACCCTTTATGAATAGTGACTCTAATTATAACGAACTTATGGTTGAAATACTCAGACGATATCATCTTTCCCCAATCGTAGGTCCGACAAATCCTGTGTGGTATTCAGTTGTATACAACAGGGATAAATATCCATACATATCCTCACAGGTACAATACGTCAAAGTCACTTgacgtggtggtggtagtcCCGTCCACGTGGATCCTTCCATAGTATGGGCATGGacatctccagctccagcttcAGCTCCAGTGGGCGTGATGTTCTGTCCTCCAGGGAAACCTGCAATCATGTACCTGACATCTCCAGGGTGACTCCTGTGTGGCTGAGGCATGATCTGCTCATGTGAAGCTGCGGACGGGCTCTATGTGGAGATGATAAAGTTGTGTCGGGGATGCTAAGTGATAGAGATGATGTGGTTGAatgttttttcttcctttttgggcAGAATTTTATGAAGCTCATACTATTACCTCGATCTACTGTACAATAAACAAGCCGAGTGAACAGCAATAGCACAAATCACTGATGCGCCCGCTGTATGATTGGACATGGCCCAGACAATGTGCAGCTCGAGTTATTCGTACGGGTGCACCCAATGACCCAGTGACATCAGCTCCTTCTCCACACTCTCggtcctcctcttcggtcAGCCGAGTCCGGTTCACCCCCCTCGACCCCGTATTTTTCGCCGGTCCACTCGTGTCGCGCAGTGCGCCCCAGACTCGCCCACATTCAGGAGGGAAATCATCCGTAACCGAGGCTCCGCGGCCGACTTGCTCCAATCCAGATTTGACGGGTTCGTGTTTGGGCTGCGTATTGGTATTTCCGTAACCTGCCGGTTTCTCCACGGACACCACGGTTCATCGGCCGCCTTGCCCATTGAAGCCACCCCTTCGGCCGGGACCGATACCGTTCCCTCGTGGTGATTCAGTACACTACAATACGGTAACGGTGTACTGTAGTCCGCGACAACGCTGTCACCTTACGCATGCCAACCCATGACACCGCCCGGATCAGTCTGTTTCGGGGCCTTTGCATACAGCCGAGGCATTTCTTCTCGCCTGGTCAATTCTTATGCGTTTCCTTCAACCGAACGCAAGCTCCGAGCTCATaactttttcttcctcagccccccctttcctcttcaatATCCTTCCTTAACCCCTTCTACATTTCATCTATCGAGAGGGATGTTCGCTGCCTCTACGCGAAGCCGTCTCTCCACCCTGTCACGGCCTAGGCTCCCCCCGACACAACTCCTCTCCCGCTCGGTAAGATGAATCACCTTCACGACGGAGGAGTGCCTGCCTCTGTTGATTCTTGAGGACGTGGGACTGGTGCTGCCGACAGTGTCGGTGGTCAGCAGTGTGAATACAATCCCAATGGGAGCCGCGACGCTAATGAACAATCGTGTAGACTCCCGCCATGGCTCGCAAAGCGTCGTCTGTGCCCGAGGGTAAGTGAATCACATGCTCCCAATTTGCGCAAACACCAATGCAAATCTCCACACAAAGGGCGCACAGCTGTACTCATAACTGTCGATCTGTGCGAGACAGCAATGAGGCAGAGGGGCAACTTGTGAAAGCCGAGCTAACATGCGCTGCGCGTCAGGGTACAAGGAGGATCTCTCCAAGGGCAAGATGCTCCGCTTTGAGGATTCCCTGCCCCGTCTCCCCGTTCCCTCTCTGGAGGAGACGGGCAAGCGCTACTTGAAGTCCGTCCACCCGCTGGTCTCCGAGGCGGAGTTTGAGCGCACCAAGAAGGCCGTCGACGCCTTCGTTCGCCCCGGTGGTGAAGGTGAGACCCTGCAGAAGCGGCTGTTGGAGCGTGCCGCCAACCCCAAAGTCAAGAACTGGCTTTCCGAGTGGTGGAACTCCGCCGCTTATCTGGCATACCGGGATCCCGTCATCCCCTATGTCTCGTACTTCTACTCCTACCGGGATGACCGGGAGCGTCGTGACCCCGCTAAGCGTGCGGCCGCCATCACATCTGCGGCGTTGGAATTCAAGCGCCAGGTCGATGACGGCTCCTTGGAGCCCGAGTATATGCGTGGCCAGCCCATGGCCATGAGCTCCTACGAGTACATGTTCAACTGCTGCCGTATCCCCGCCAGCCCCGAGGACTTCCCGCGCAAGTACTCCGCCGCCGAGAACCAACACATCGTCGTTGTCCGCAAGAACCAATTCTTCAAGGTGCCGCTTGTTGTGGATGGACAGGCCTTGAATGTGTCCGAGCTGGAGCAGCAGTTCAAGCGCATCTACGAGATTGCTCAGCCCGCCCCGCCGGTCGGTGCGCTGACCGTGGCTGATCGTGATCACTGGACGAGTGCCCGGGAGAAGCTGATCGCTGCGGACCCCGCCAACGAGCAGGCTCTGCGAGACATCGAGTCCGCCGGGTTTGTCATCTGTCTGGATGACGCCAAGCCTGTGACCCTGGAGGAACGGGCTCACCAGTACTGGCACGGTGATGGCTGCAACCGCTGGTTCGACAAGCCCCTGCAGTTCATCATCAACGACAACGGTGCGGCCGGTTTCATGGGCGAGCACTCCATGATGGATGGTACACCCACGCACCGTCTGAATGACTTTGTCAACGCGCTCATCTTCGGCCGCAAGATTGATCTGTCGGCCAAGTCCGTCCGCTCCCAGCTGGCTGACCCCAAGGCGATCAAATTCGCCTTGAACGACGaggtcaacgaggcgatcGATGTCGCCGTCCAGTACCACCGCAAGCAGATTGGCAACCACGAGCTCGTCGTCCAGGCGTACCAGGGATACGGCAAGGGT includes:
- a CDS encoding Carnitine O-acetyltransferase, translated to MARKASSVPEGYKEDLSKGKMLRFEDSLPRLPVPSLEETGKRYLKSVHPLVSEAEFERTKKAVDAFVRPGGEGETLQKRLLERAANPKVKNWLSEWWNSAAYLAYRDPVIPYVSYFYSYRDDRERRDPAKRAAAITSAALEFKRQVDDGSLEPEYMRGQPMAMSSYEYMFNCCRIPASPEDFPRKYSAAENQHIVVVRKNQFFKVPLVVDGQALNVSELEQQFKRIYEIAQPAPPVGALTVADRDHWTSAREKLIAADPANEQALRDIESAGFVICLDDAKPVTLEERAHQYWHGDGCNRWFDKPLQFIINDNGAAGFMGEHSMMDGTPTHRLNDFVNALIFGRKIDLSAKSVRSQLADPKAIKFALNDEVNEAIDVAVQYHRKQIGNHELVVQAYQGYGKGLIKKFKCSPDAYVQMVIQLAYYKMYGKNRPTYESASTRKFQEGRTETTRTVSDESVAFTRAFCDPSVPREEVVKLFRAALSQHTKYTLEASDGHGVDRHLFGLKKLLQPGEKLPAIYEDPAFTYSGSWYISSSQLSSEFFNGYGWSQVIDDGFGIAYMINENSLNFNIVCKRIGAHRMSYYLNEAASELRDVLLPDLAAQPEKSKL